GTCCGGGCCTAGCAATTGCTACATTAAAACTTGTTATTATGCTTGAATTCATTTAATCTCCCTTTTATAGTAGTTTTTTTATTATTTACAATAATTATTAATAAAATTGATTTCAATATTCATCAATTAATCCTAGTTTTTTTAGTCTGGCTCTAATAGCACTATTCTGCCTTTCCAAAACTTTAGCTATATCACTTATTGGAGTTCCTTGATTAAATAAATTAATCAATTTAGCTTCTTCATCAGACTCCCATTTCTCATAGGCCCTGGGGTGTTTCATTCTTAATTTATCTATTCTATCCTGATAAGATTTTTTTTCGATAAGATCTTCAAGTCTTATAGATTTAACTTCATCAGGGATTTCTAAATCTTCTTTGCCATTAAGAAACTTCTTGCCGCAATAAGGACAAAACAAAAAACTATCTTCTATTCTGTTACTACAATCACTGCAAACTAAAGGGATATCATTATTAATAATATTTAATATCAAGAAGTTACTTCTATCGATAAATTCCCCTGGTATTTCTTTTATGAAAGAAGACTCGTTGCCTATTTCAGTTATCAAAAATAGCTCTTCCTTGGCCCTAGTCATTGCCACATAAAAAAGTCTTCGCTCTTCTTCCATCCTTAACTCATAATTTGTCTCTTTTATGATCTGGAATATTCGATCTTCTCCCCATACACTGGGAAATCCATACAAGCCTGAAGTTAATCCTATTAGAAATACTATTCTTGCTTCTAATCCTTTGGCAGAATGAATAGTTCCAGAGGGCACCCTGATATTTGCTTTAGCCAGTTCATATCGGTATGGATCAAACATTCGTTTCTTTCTGTAAAGAATTAAAATATCTTCACGATTGTAGCCGTTATCCAAAAATTGCTTTATATTTTCTACTACCTTTTCGACACCGTCTTCTGATTCTTTCTTTGATGCGTAAAGATAAAGTTTTTTACCTTTTTTTGATATGGAGCGTATTTCTTTAGCTATTTGAAATTTATTGTGCTTTATAACTTCACTAGAAGCAGAAACGATATTATCATGGCTCCTATAATTTATATCAAGTTTTATAATTTTAGAGTTTTCAAAATATTTTTCAAAGTTAACTATGTATTCTACTTCTGAACCCCTCCATCCATATATGCTCTGCCAGTCGTCTCCAACACAAAATAATTGTGTTTCTTCTGTCAATAATAGTTTAAGCAATTTTACTTGGAGTGTATTTACATCCTGAAACTCATCTACTAGAATATATTTGTATTTTGTTTGGAAGATATTTTTAACGTCAGGATAGTTATTAAGTAGATCAATCGTTTTAATTATTAAATCGTTAAAATCTAGGTATGAATGATAAGTACAATAATCTGAGAAGCTTTTGATTATTGGTTCTATAAGAATGTAAAAATCTTTCACTCGTTTATGTGGGTCATTCTGAGCTTTTTGATATATTTCTAGAAAATCTCTTCCCTCAACTTTTATTTTATCTATTACACTAATTAACTCCGCTACAAATCTATCCAGTTCCTTATGATAACCTGAAAACTCTTCTTCAAACTTAAGGGCAGGTAATTTTGTAATATCCTTGTGAATTCTTGGCGAAATAACTTTCTCTAATTCTCTGTGAAATTCATTTATATCGACAGTCATAGATTCAAAAACTTTGAAATAAGCTTTGCCTGCTTCTTTGAAATCTATTTCTTTCAAAGCCATTGGGGAGCTGAGATTACTTACGTGTTCGATGTAGAGATTAGCTTCTGGTATGAAAAAATCTGGATTTGCTTTATAATCCGATATTTGGAGAGGTGATTCATACTCATAATCTATATTGTGCCGATAGAGCCAATCTGCGATATATCTTTCAGATTTGGATCTTACAGATTCACCTCTTAGAGTAATATACGGTCGTGGATATTGATTGGGGTGATTAGTATTTACATTTAACCTTAAATCTTCAACGTAATGATCTAGGATATACCTTTTCAAGAACAATAAATATTCTTTATCGCTAGCACATGCTAATATTAGTTTATGTAAGATTTCTTTAGAATCTTCGGGTGCTTGAAAATAAGTTCCTAGTGTATCTCCATATTCCTTATCCGGCAAAATCTTAAATCTATTATCAAATTCTTTGGCGCCGTTATTTCTCAAAATATAAAAACAAAGACTATGAAAAGTTCTGACTGTTAAGTTATTGAGCCATGGATATTTTGATACATATTTTTTTCTTTCCTCGTATTTTTGCTTGTTTGTTATTTTTTTATTGTATACTATATTCTTGTACTCACATTTATCATCAGCTTCTATAATTAACTTATCAAACATTTCATTTGCGGCGTTTCTGGCAAATGTAATGGCCAAAATCTCTGAAGGGTCCACATTTTGTTCAAAAATAAGATACATGATTTTTTGAATTATTGTTTTTGTCTTACCACTTCCTGCACCGGCCAAAACAAGTAACCGTTTGTCCTCACTTATAACAGCTTCTCTCTGCTTTTCGTTAAGTCCTTGGAGAGTAGGATTCATTATTTCACCATCAATAAAAAATACTATGAAAACTGATATGTTGCAACATATATAAGAATATGGAAAAAATTAGGGAAATAGGGAAAAATATTTCTTTTCCATTTACTAGTTGGCCTTATCTTTCAGTAAGATTCTTTTTTGGGTAATAGTATATTCCATTCTATAAACTACCTTGGCGCCCATCCAGTGATTCAAACCACGATTATAAGTTAATGTATTTGATTTCTCATAATTAATAAATTTGTAATCAGGAATACCGCATGCTTTATTTTCATGCACGATAATTATAAATAAGCTCCTTCTTGAACTGCACCGGTAAATATGTCAAATACAAGAATGGACACGTCTATTTTAGATGTGATCAAGTCTGGTATAATGCCTTTCACCGCTAAAGAGGTTGAGGAGAAGGTACACCTCGGCCACACTATGGTGGTGCATTGGTTGAAAATTTTGAGGTCTGATATTAAGGCCAATAGGCCCTATGCTCAAGGCTTCAAATGTGATAAGCGAAAAAATGCGCTTAGTCACCAGAATCAGTGGATTTACTGGTTCGAGCGGTAGGTACAGTAGGTGAATTGGATTACTGCTACCATAAATAACTGCATTGAAGGGCTGCCTGGCCCTAAAATTAAGGCCAGTTCTAGGGGAGAGAATCTTATAGGCCAGTATGTTGAGCTGCTGGAGGATATCCCCCTCTTTCTTGACGGCATGGCCCTGCCAAACGGACCTTTCAAAAAAGGCCAGATTGTGAGGGTCGATGAAAGGCTTGCACGGCCCCTTGAGATACTAATTGCAAATGAGTACGCTAGGCCGTTCAGGAGGGCCTCAGATGAGTGAAATCAGAGATGACGATTTGGCCCTAAAAATAGGGCCAATGCCATCGATTGATAGCTCTATTACTTCCTGGGCTAAATACTATCGCTCTCTGGGATGGAATGTTATCCCGATTAAATCCATGGATAAAATACCTCTGATAGAGTGGAAGGCATACGAAAAGAAAATGGCAACTGAAGAAGAAGTTGAAGATTGGTTTAGAAAGTGGCCTAGTGCAGATATAGGGATAGTATGCGGAGATATAAGCGATATCGCAGTTATGGACATCGATATAGATAAGGGTGGCCTTGACTCTTTGAACAGCATCAAGCCTAAGGACTATAGCCTGATTACGCCTCTTGTAAAGACTGGAAGGGAGGGCGGAGGCTACCACTACTACTTCAAGACCAATGGCAGGCATGTCCAAAAGATCACAGATCTAAGGCCCGGCATAGATATCCAGGGCGAAGGTTCCTATGCAAAGGCCCCACCTTCTATACATAAAACTGGAAGGCACTACCGCTGGATAAAGTCACCAACTGACTTCCCGCTGGCCGAGATTCCAGAATGGCTTCTCAGTGCAATTGAGGCAAAGAACAACAAATCCAATTATAGGGCCAACGATACTGAGCATAAAGACAGGGAAAAGGAAGGCATAATAAAAAGCGGAAGGCGGAACATGGAGCTCACAAGCCTTTCCGGAGAGCTTTACAATAGGGGCTACAATCCAAAAAAGATCAATGAGTGCCTCCACGCTGTCAATAAGACCCTCACAGAAGAGCCCCTGCCGGAGGCAGAAGTTGACAGGATAAAGACTGACTGGCCCACGAGGCATTTCCTAGAAAACGATGCCGGAAATTCTGAGAGGATGGTCTACTACTTCGGTAACATGTTCAGGTATTCCCCTCCTGAAGATCTATTCTATGTGTGGGATGGGAGGCGCTGGGCAATGGATGAGATGAACATGATCTGGGAGCTTGCTGTTGAGACTATCAAAAATATCGCCAAAGTAGAGACAGAAAAGGCAAAGAGCGAGGAAGAGCTAAAGAAACTCCTGGAGCTTGCCAAAAACTCTTTCAGCAACAACAAGCTCAAAGGTATGATAAACTGCCTTAAATCACAGCCAGAAATCAAGGTGAGTCCTGATAGATTTGATAGAAACCTATACCTCCTATGCTGTGAGAATGGCACGCTTGATCTCTTGAACATGGAGTTCAGGGAGCATAGGAGAGAAGACTACATCACTATGGCAGCAGATGTCACCTATGATCCTGCTGCAAAATCTGACCTATGGGACAATTTTATATCAACCATACTGCCGGATGCGGATGTAAGGCTATTTGTACAGAAGATCTGCGGGCTATCCCTAAATGCTGCAATAATCGAGCAGAGGTACTACTGCTGCTACGGCAAGAGGGATAACGGGAAGTCTAGATTCACTGAAGCCATAACAAGGGTATTGGGCGACTACGCTCAGGTTGCACCGTTTACCACATTTGAAAAGAAGAAGCTGCAGAGTGGCCAGGCAAGAAGCGACATTATTAGGATGAAGAACAAGCGTTTGGTTGTTATCCATGAGGTCCCGGAGGATGCTAACAGGGTCGATGACAACCTGATAAAAAGCATAACTGGAGGGGATGTGATCGCATCACGTGATCTATACCAGAAGGAAGAGGAGTACACTCCCACCTGTAAGCTTATCTTTGAGGGAAATCACAAGCTCAAGTACTCTGGCCATGAGCCTAACTTCATCAAAAGAACGGTATTTGTGCATTTTGACGTGACAATCCCTGAAGATAGACAGGACAAGGAGCTTCCATACAAGCTTTCAGACCCCAATGTAAAAAGCGCAATTCTAAACTGGATGTATGAAGGCTGGATTGAATACAAAAAGGACATTGAACTAAATAAGAAGCTCACAATACCCCCTAAAGTTAGGGCCATAACGACCGAGGCAAACCTAGAAAACGATCCGGTCGGATTTTTCCTTGAGAAGTGCTGCTACGTAGAGAAAGGTTCCAAAGTCAAGAGCTTTGAGCTCTACACTGTCTATGAAAACTTCTCACAGCTTGAGGGAATTACAACGTTCAAGATCCAGAAGTTCGGGCGCATAATGAAGGACAAGGGTTATGACAAGGAAAGGACCATGGAAGGCGTTTTGTACATGAACATAGGCATCAAGCGCGAGTGGATGTCAAATGAAGAGTATATTGAATTTAATCCACCGGAAGAAGCCATAATTGAAGACACCTAGAATCTATGTAGGATATGTAGGTTTTACCCCATTTTCTAGAAAATATAAAATTTTACGCCTCGTATAGGGGTTTTTATAAAAATGGCCAATATCCTACATAACCTACATAAATCAAATTGGCCCTAATTTTAAGGCCAATTGCAAACTTATCACTTAGATTCAAAAAGCCCTCTAAAAAATAGTATTATTTTTTGACCGATTACCTTGGATGCTGCCTGGATTATGAACTCCCCATTTTTTATAATATCATTATAGTCCACAGTTAAAAAAGTTGGATTGGAAGGAGATTCTCTAAAGGACCATAAAATTGAATTGCTGATGATTTTTGAATCCTTTTCAAGATTGTAGGGGCTCTTTCCAGTTTTCGTTACAAGTTCATCAAGTATGGCTTTTTCTAGATTATTAAACAGCTTGTCATTGTGGAAATTCTTTTCAGTTGCACGTGAAAAAAAATCAAAGGTGGTCTTCTGAATTGATCTGATTGTTCTGACATCCCTGCCAGTGGCGCTAAATCTCTCTAACCTCTTTTTCTCAAATTCCATTCTCACTTCTCTTGAGAAAAAATATTTGTAACTAGAAAATGGGAATTTCTGGAAATGTTTTTTTGCATTAATGTGGAATTTATCACTTGGATAGGAATATGCTATGGGAACGCCAGAGTCACAAAAGAAGTTCATAGCACCCCTACGATAGCATCATTCTCTCCAATTTTTTTAATTCCTCAGGTTTTAGATCTTTTGATAATTCTTCCGTATAAGAAAGCATTTCCTCATATGAAGGCCAGATATTTTCTTTTCTGAGGTCTGACTGAAGTTCTTGCAGCTCTTTTCTTATTATTGCCACTTCTGATTTTGATTTCTCTTTGAATCTTTTAATTTCCTCTTCTTTTTTAGGGCCTGTCAGCGTATTGGTGTACGGGGTCAAATATGTGTAAAGCCTATTCTGGATTTCTTTTAGCTTTCCCAGGTAGCCGATTGCTTTGGATCTATTTTTATTATTTCTTAGGCCTAGCATCATGCTTTCAAATATGTCTGTAAAATCACAAA
This Methanofastidiosum sp. DNA region includes the following protein-coding sequences:
- a CDS encoding UvrD-helicase domain-containing protein, translated to MNPTLQGLNEKQREAVISEDKRLLVLAGAGSGKTKTIIQKIMYLIFEQNVDPSEILAITFARNAANEMFDKLIIEADDKCEYKNIVYNKKITNKQKYEERKKYVSKYPWLNNLTVRTFHSLCFYILRNNGAKEFDNRFKILPDKEYGDTLGTYFQAPEDSKEILHKLILACASDKEYLLFLKRYILDHYVEDLRLNVNTNHPNQYPRPYITLRGESVRSKSERYIADWLYRHNIDYEYESPLQISDYKANPDFFIPEANLYIEHVSNLSSPMALKEIDFKEAGKAYFKVFESMTVDINEFHRELEKVISPRIHKDITKLPALKFEEEFSGYHKELDRFVAELISVIDKIKVEGRDFLEIYQKAQNDPHKRVKDFYILIEPIIKSFSDYCTYHSYLDFNDLIIKTIDLLNNYPDVKNIFQTKYKYILVDEFQDVNTLQVKLLKLLLTEETQLFCVGDDWQSIYGWRGSEVEYIVNFEKYFENSKIIKLDINYRSHDNIVSASSEVIKHNKFQIAKEIRSISKKGKKLYLYASKKESEDGVEKVVENIKQFLDNGYNREDILILYRKKRMFDPYRYELAKANIRVPSGTIHSAKGLEARIVFLIGLTSGLYGFPSVWGEDRIFQIIKETNYELRMEEERRLFYVAMTRAKEELFLITEIGNESSFIKEIPGEFIDRSNFLILNIINNDIPLVCSDCSNRIEDSFLFCPYCGKKFLNGKEDLEIPDEVKSIRLEDLIEKKSYQDRIDKLRMKHPRAYEKWESDEEAKLINLFNQGTPISDIAKVLERQNSAIRARLKKLGLIDEY
- a CDS encoding bifunctional DNA primase/polymerase; this encodes MSEIRDDDLALKIGPMPSIDSSITSWAKYYRSLGWNVIPIKSMDKIPLIEWKAYEKKMATEEEVEDWFRKWPSADIGIVCGDISDIAVMDIDIDKGGLDSLNSIKPKDYSLITPLVKTGREGGGYHYYFKTNGRHVQKITDLRPGIDIQGEGSYAKAPPSIHKTGRHYRWIKSPTDFPLAEIPEWLLSAIEAKNNKSNYRANDTEHKDREKEGIIKSGRRNMELTSLSGELYNRGYNPKKINECLHAVNKTLTEEPLPEAEVDRIKTDWPTRHFLENDAGNSERMVYYFGNMFRYSPPEDLFYVWDGRRWAMDEMNMIWELAVETIKNIAKVETEKAKSEEELKKLLELAKNSFSNNKLKGMINCLKSQPEIKVSPDRFDRNLYLLCCENGTLDLLNMEFREHRREDYITMAADVTYDPAAKSDLWDNFISTILPDADVRLFVQKICGLSLNAAIIEQRYYCCYGKRDNGKSRFTEAITRVLGDYAQVAPFTTFEKKKLQSGQARSDIIRMKNKRLVVIHEVPEDANRVDDNLIKSITGGDVIASRDLYQKEEEYTPTCKLIFEGNHKLKYSGHEPNFIKRTVFVHFDVTIPEDRQDKELPYKLSDPNVKSAILNWMYEGWIEYKKDIELNKKLTIPPKVRAITTEANLENDPVGFFLEKCCYVEKGSKVKSFELYTVYENFSQLEGITTFKIQKFGRIMKDKGYDKERTMEGVLYMNIGIKREWMSNEEYIEFNPPEEAIIEDT